The following proteins are co-located in the Hippoglossus stenolepis isolate QCI-W04-F060 chromosome 23, HSTE1.2, whole genome shotgun sequence genome:
- the si:dkey-6n21.13 gene encoding P2Y purinoceptor 3, with amino-acid sequence MKIHLFIRMSSSGGVPLNISDSVLHGVLSSPSPSSSPSTTPPSPSCSIDESYKYIFLPICYSFTFIFSIFLNSVVLYRSFRQTKRWNASLIYMVNLASTDFMYGLSLPFLVASYIMHDRWVFGDFMCRLVRFLFYFNLYCSIFFLTCISVHRYLGICHPMKVITLETKKAVKYTCVLVWIVVFALTCPIFRFAQTGHVTRLGGAGTNASITEEPNYEISAINGNASHDNLGGVTEEYQNCWDDAIDKEFPDYIPYGIILHLLGFFLPFSIIAWCYSHVVLTIFRTLHSRPSSHRGKREGGHEGVERRWRTNLAIAGREKRGSNELSRTVGRDGGISIFLGAHSPYANRRRKSIRTIITITLLFALCFLPFHVTKTIFLLLKVTKRVPCPTMTMVSMCYKITRPLASFNAWLNALLYFLTKDKGGAHCCQTVNGNTQQHGGLLLPLKMMRKGENAENEMEDIMDNKENKAFNSPSYVNRAKVTYIVE; translated from the coding sequence ATGAAAATCCATTTATTCATCAGAATGTCATCCAGTGGTGGGGTTCCTCTCAACATTAGTGACTCAGTACTCCATGGTGTTCTAAGTTCACCCtcaccctcttcttctccctccaccacccctccatctccatcctgcAGCATAGATGAGTCCTACAAGTACATTTTCCTCCCCATCTGTTACTCTTTCACATTCATCTTCAGCATTTTCCTTAACTCTGTTGTCCTCTACCGTTCCTTCCGTCAGACCAAACGCTGGAATGCCTCTCTAATCTACATGGTCAACCTAGCCTCTACAGACTTCATGTACGGCCTGTCACTGCCATTCCTTGTGGCTAGTTACATCATGCATGACCGTTGGGTCTTTGGGGACTTCATGTGCCGCCTTGTCCGTTTTCTATTTTACTTCAACCTCTACtgctccatcttcttcctcacttGCATCTCTGTCCACAGGTACCTCGGTATCTGCCACCCAATGAAAGTGATCACACTGGAGACCAAGAAGGCTGTCAAGTACACTTGTGTTCTGGTTTGGATTGTGGTTTTTGCTTTGACCTGCCCTATATTCCGGTTTGCTCAGACTGGTCATGTGACAAGATTGGGGGGGGCTGGCACCAATGCAAGCATAACTGAAGAGCCAAACTATGAGATATCAGCTATTAATGGTAATGCAAGCCATGATAACTTGGGAGGTGTCACTGAGGAATACCAGAACTGTTGGGATGATGCCATAGATAAGGAGTTCCCTGATTACATACCCTATGGCATCATACTCCATTTGCTGGgcttttttttgcctttttctaTAATTGCTTGGTGTTACTCTCATGTTGTTCTAACCATATTTAGAACTCTGCATTCGCGCCCCTCATCCCACAGAggcaagagagagggaggacacgagggagtggagagaagatggagaacaaACTTGGCAATagctggaagagaaaaaagaggaagcaaTGAACTGTCAAGGACAGttggaagagatggaggaatttccatttttcttgGTGCCCACTCCCCATATGCCAATCGCAGACGCAAATCTATCAGGACCATTATCACTATCActctcctctttgctctttgtttccTCCCCTTTCATGTCACCAAAACAATTTTCCTCCTGTTGAAAGTGACAAAGAGAGTGCCCTGTCCTACCATGACCATGGTCTCCATGTGCTATAAGATAACAAGGCCTTTGGCGTCATTCAACGCTTGGCTTAACGCCCTCCTTTACTTCCTAACTAAAGACAAGGGGGGAGCTCACTGCTGCCAGACAGTAAACGGCAACACCCAGCAACATGGCGGGCTTCTGTTACCACTGAAGATGATGAGAAAAGGAGAGAATGCAGAGAATGAGATGGAAGACATAATGGACAATAAGGAGAATAAAGCATTTAACAGTCCGTCATACGTAAACAGAGCAAAAGTCACATATATAGTTGAATGA